The window TGGTTTGCACAAGCTGAAATCATAGAATTCCATGTAATATAGCTCTTCTGGCTCATGCTATCAAACAGTTGCCATGCTCGGTCCATGCACCCACACTTTGCATACATGTCAATCAGCGCATTGCAGAGCGAAACCATCCAAGCAAATCCATTCTCCTCAATAAACCGGTGGATGCTTATCCCGGTCTGAACATCTCCTAAATCCGTGCAGGCTGATATCACACTCACCATCGTAACCTCATCCGGCATCACTCCCTCACAATTCATCTTCCAAAACAACGTGAGCGCTTCCCTTGAACACTTAGCTTGTGAATACCCCGATATCATGGTAGTCCACGAAACAACATCCCTCTCAGGCATTTCATCAAACACCCGCCTTGCCAAATCCAACTCATTGGCCCTCACATGAGCAATAACCAAACCCGACCATGACACAACATCAGCAGCCACAGCCTCATCAAACACTCTCCTAGCCGCACTGGGAATCCCTCTCCCCGCATACAAATGAATCAACGAGTTCTGCACATACAAGTGCAAAGAAAATCCAGACTTCATCACAGCCCCATGTATCTCATCATTTCCCATGTTCACTCTCATATTCGAACGCGATTTCAGCAGAAATGTGAAGGTGAACTCATCCGGATCGACTGAGTTCAGTCTCATCTTGTTGAATAGAACCACTGAAAGCCACGGGGACCAGCTTTTGGAGTGACCCCGGATGAGGAGGTTGTAGAAGAAAGTGGTTGGTTGGAGCATTTGATCGAACAGTTGGTGGGCATAGTTTAAGTCGCCGGAGGGTGAGACCGCGGCGAAGCGGAACATCTTGCCGAGGACGACGGCGTGGTTGTGGAGATTGGAGAGGATTGCGCGGGCGTGGATTTGCTTGAGCTGTCTCATGGAGAGACAGGTCTGGGCCATGGAAGCGAGCCTGGAACTCAGGCTTGCTTGCCATTGTTGTTGCATTGCTTTGATCTCACTTGCCTAAGGCTCTTTGTAACGTTACTTGAAATTGTGAACTTATGTAGAGTAGATAACTAGGAGTAACATTGTTTTAGTTGCATATTTTTTATAAGCAGAATATACTAGAGTTAAAATATTAACGTCATCTCACGTATTAATAAAATTTAAAAATTAACATAATTACATAATCATAGCGATGATGGACAATTTCTCACTCGTCGAATGACATAATCTTTACGACATATGACAGACACAATCTTCATGTCCATTCCACCATTTCTTTTGTATGTTTTTTTTTTTAAATTAATGATTGCTTTTTTATGTTGATTCAATATGATTGCTTGGTTAAAGAAGAAAATGAATTATCTATGATTGCTTGGTTAAAGAAGAAAACGAAATTGTTACAAAAAAAAGAAGAAAATGAAATTATCCATATATATGAGGTGTTGACAATATTGAAAGTGCAAGGAAATATAGAGAAGTCAGTAGCTTGAATAACAATGAAGACTACAGATTTTGTGACAAGTTAGTTTCCTTGCTCTGTAAGAGTGGAAAGGTATATAAAGCTAGTTTCAAAAAAAACGAAGTATAAGAGTGTATTACGATCCAAAATCCTTTTCTAGCAGCTAACCTCTCTCAGTAGAATCAACCACTGCCGAACTTTCAAAATTTGGCCTCATATTACTGAAAAGGAAAACAGGATCTATAATTCTATATAACTGCAGCACGAATGAGTTAAACAAGTGGCAAAATGGTGGAACTAGAGGAGCTTCTTCCTCTCAAAGAACATCTTGAGATGCCATAATTGCAAACCAGCAACAGACAAGCAAACTACAAGGGAAAGGAAGCTAAGCGTCGCCATCTTGGAGTTAGTTGATCGATTAAGTTGTTGCATTTCTTCCTCCCTGAAACCGCCAAGACCAGAAAATGACAGACAAAATGAAAAAAACAAAGAACTAGCAAATACTTCTCAATCTAGGGATATCAAAAGAACTGGTGTCAAATATTTTGAATCATTCATTAAATAAGCAAAAGCTTCTAAAGATGAAAAATGTTGGTGCTGTTCCACTATAATCCTGACAAACCCCGAAGCAGACTACAAAATCTAATCAAGTTTCACTCCATCTCAAGATAACCCTATGTCTTACCTTCCTCGTAAACCAAACAGTACCAATCTGAAAGGAGAGATTTAAATCAAAGAACTAAGATCTATTACCCAAAAACCAATTATGATAGGCAACAAATCAGGTAGTCATAGTGAAGCCAAATGAAGAACCAAATTATAAGCACCAGTCTAATGGCAAAACCAAAAACAAAAGGAAGATTTATAGAAAGAAAAGTTTAATCGAGTACACTATAGGTTTCATTGATTATGTACCTTTCACGAAGATAAAACATCTCATCATGAATGGCCATCACAGTATCAAACAGTTTTTTAAGCTCAAGTTCCATCAGCTAGCACAAGGAATGAAAATAATATCAGCAAAACACATAAAACCATAAATTTCCATCACTAAAGCTAGCACATGATCTGAGTACATTGTGGACTCTGTCTGATTCGCACGCATATTTCAATGTTTGAATTCTAATGCTTTAAGAACTATTACTGTAGCAATAAGACTCCATGTTGCTCACTTGCTTACAATTGCAATTACTTAGTGTGTTTTGTAAATGTATCAGATTTATACAGATGAAAACATTTGTGCTTCACAGTTCACACTCTCGGTCGATGATCAACATTCGTATTCTGTAAAGAACCTAGTTTTCCTTCACATTAAAATTTCGAAGTAAAGGGAAGAACACCAAGAACAAGAATGCAAGCGTATGACAAAATTTTGCTTACTTCAATCTGCCCTTTCTTGGCAACCTTGGACCAGTCCTTGGCAGCAACACCAGTTTTCCAGTCAAAATCAATAATCACCGTGGCCTTTGGCTTGTGATCAATTACCCAAAAGCAAGCCGAATAATCACCAGTCTCCGCCGCAGTGAAGGCAAAATTACCCGAAGCCACAAGATCCCCATGGTGATAATTATTCCCATAAGGTGAGGTCACCTGCAACAAAACACCACATCAAACCTCCAAAACATTCCCAAAGATACAAACTTTACATAACCACTCAACAAACCCAATTCCACATTCATCCACAACACACAACACTATAACCATTTGAATCACTTTCCACATTCATTTCCTGCATTGCCTCAATAAAAATCAAACCTTTATCTCACCAATCTCCCAAAACAAGGTTAAACAGAAAACCCAAATACAAAAGGTCTCAAAACAGAACCCAATTCTCATTTTTATAAGAATGTAGATATAAACACAGACCCAGAAACGCATTGGAGGGTTTGGAAGGTTTACTTTACCCTGACAGTAAGCTTGTGCGAATCAGGAAGAGGAAAGCCCTCATTGGGATTAACAATAGAGTACTTGCCCACAGTCATTGAATTGCTTTTTATTTCGTCTGAGATGCATTTCGTTTGGCCAGATTGAAGCTCGAACCGCATAGAAACCGCCATTGTTGACATTAACCCCAATGTCAAGATTGTACAGATCAATATTTGCGACATTGTGTCAGAAACTCAGGGTTCCAATGAGATGAAACAATGAGGGTCTGATTTGGGGTGAGACAAATGTGGAGAATCGAGGACAGTGTTTGTTGATCGGAGTTTGAGCTTCTCGGTAGAGAGAAAGACTCCAAACGGAGGAGATCTGTTTGTGTTTGTTTAACTGACTGATTTCAAAGCATGTGGTGTCAATTTCCGGGAACAAATGATGTCTTGACATGTCAGCTCATGTATGAGTAATGAGTTTGTTTGATTTTTGTGTTTAGAAAAAGGATGAAATTAGCTTCTACGACATGTTTTGAGTAGCGCTCTTGAACTAACTTGTTAGTTTTATAGCACGAAACTAATTAATTTTTAGACTAATTTTTCGATCTTTAGTTCAGATTTTACGTTTTTATGAATAAATTATCTCTTAAAAGTTTCACGAAATTCATTATTGTTTGTCTTTTTTTTTTTTTTTTCAAGTATGCACCAAACGAGAGCTTAAAATTTTATAGATGTATGCATTTATTTGAGTGAACTAAGAACTCCTACATACTGTATATCAAAGAAAGCGTTGGTCAACAAATTTTCATAGTGATTTCGTAGTAAACACATTCTACATTAGTTTAGAGACACAACTTGTTGTATCCCTCTGTTTATTTCTGTTTAGGAAAAGAAATAACTCAAAGAAGACGTGCTAGAATAGAAATTTTAAGACCCTATTCAAACCGTGTACATGCATTCATAATGCTTATACTCCAGTTGGTTATCGCGTTTGGCCTCCATAAAAAGACAGTTGAACAACTCTAATTATTAGTGTCGAACTGTCCCAGAAAATAGACCTAACCATAAATGGGAATCAGCTCATATCCAGTACATGGTGATGTATCATGTATGATGTATCCATCATCTTCACCTAGCTGATTCATCTGAAATTTCTATTGAACAAAAGTTAAAGCTGTAATCTTTGACAATCTTTTGCATTATATAAATCTTTTTATAGTATTAATGTGGGATTTGGGAAACATAGACCGTGATTTGAGGTACCCAATTCAATATTCACTTGATTTTCTTGCCAACCTCACATTGTTTATCCAACCTTTTTAAGTACATGAACACAACAGAGACAGAAGGAAACAAAGGGTGAATCTTTATACAGAAGCTTCCAATAAGGCATAATTGACAGAGATATAAAGTGTGGTACTCTACGTGGTGTGTGACCAACATTCCATACTGGCACGTCTTTTGCTTTCATCATTTGTTTCTGTCATTATCATTTTGAGCTTTAGCTTCATCTGACTACAGTGGTGATTTTCAGAGTGGAAGAAGATGAAGTTTGGGAAGGAGTTTGTGTCTCAAATGGTGCCGGAATGGCAAGAAGCCTACTTGGACTACAACTCACTCAAGGCTCTCTTGAAAGACCTCTTGCGTTTTGTACAGACCAGAACACCAACATCAATGGCTTCAACTCCAAATGGTTCAGCTTTGAATAGAAGGGTTTCTCTTTACAGGGCCTTTAGTGGGCTGACAAGTCGGCATAGGGAGTCTCCGAGGGCAAAAGAGGATGAGGAGATTCTTGTTAGTGAAGACGGGGAGGATGGGAGGTACCATACATTTGTGACGGTCTCGGATGAGGAAAGAGGGTATGAGGTTAAGTTTTTCAATAGGCTTGATGATGAGTTCAACAAAGTGGTGAGGTTTTACAAGATGAAGGTGAAAGAAGTGGTGGAGGAGGCTGATGAGTTGAGTAGGCAGATGGATACTTTGATTGCTCTGAGGCTCAAGGTTGATAATCCAATGGTGGATTTTGGGGATGGTCCAAATTGTGCTGTTCATCCCATCAATGGTAGAAGAGCAGGTAATACTTTGATGATATGATTTTTCATTGGAATTGGTATGTATTGTGTATTGGATTTTGCTTTCTTGTTTAATTCATAGAGTTTTTAAATGTGGGTTTTGATTGTGAAGGAGGGCAGCATATGGATGTGATTGAGGAAGTAGAGACGTTGGAAAATTTGGAGAGAGGAGAGAATGAACCAAAAACTAGAAAGCAGGAAGCCAATGGAGGTATTAAGGGATTTAAACCTCCTCAACTGGAGATTCTTGAACATGTAAAGATCAATGTCACGCCCAAAACTCCGAGGTCAACTCTGAAAGGCTGCCTCAACAGTGACAAACAAGACTTGTTCAGCAAGAAGGAACTGAGGAAAGCAGAAGAGCAAATGAAACAGGCTTTCAGTGAGTTCTACCAAAAGCTTCGGCTTTTGAAAAGTTACTGGTACTGCTAGAACAAAAACTAGATTTCAGCTCTTTCGTTTTATGCAGTAGGGTGTATGACTAACATTTGCTAAATATGGATGCAACAGTTTCTTGAACCAATTGGCTTTCTCAAAGATCATGAAGAAGCATGACAAGGTTGGCTCATTTTGTTTCCAGTTCATCAATCTGAACCAGATGCCATATGTTCCGAGGCCTATTAGTAATTACTTGCAGTTGTGTTATTGCAGATCACTTCGAGGAATGCATCAAAGGTTCACTTGCACATGATGGAAACCTCTTATCTTGGGACGTGTGATGATGTTAGTTATTCTTCAACCTTTTGTCTACTATCAAGCCAAGAGATATATATGATCCCCGTCTGAAATTTGCATAGTGAACCATTTTTTTTTTTTGCCTTCACAGGTTACTAGGCTTATGGAAAGGGTGGAGACTACCTTCATAAAGCACTTCGCAAACGGAAACCACAGAAAAGGAATGAAGACATTAAGACCAACAGCCCGAAGGGAGAAGCATAGAAGTACATTTTTCTTGGGTAAGAACAGATTGTCCACAGAAGCAAATGTACCAGTCAGTGTCGAATATTTTACAAACCTTTTGAGGTGTCAATGTTGAGGAGGAACTTAAAACTAGATGTTGATGATATTTTTACTGTTCTTGATCTACAGGACTGTTCTCTGGGTGTTCAGTTGCTCTTGTAGTAGCCATTATAGTGCTTATACATGCAAGAGGTCTCCTTGAAAGTGAAGGGCGTGACCTGTACATGGAAAACATATTCCCTCTTTACAGGTTAGAGTTTACTTTGTGTAATAATGGCGGAAGTATAAGCTCACTAGTCAGTTACATATATGGTTGAGTTTGGGTTCAAAGTAAAACTTTTCTGGAACTTTTTTTCCAGCTTGTTTGGATTCATAGTCCTTCATATAGTCGTCTTCTCAGCAAACATATATTACTGGAGGCGATACCGAGTAAATTATTCATTCATCTTCGGCTTCAAAAAAGGCACAGAATTGGGGTACAGACAGTCTTTCCTCATGAGCTCCGGCCTTGCAGTTCTTGCATTGGCTGGTGTTCTCTCGAATTTGGATATGGAGATGGACCCAAGAACAAAAACCTTCGAAGCCTGGACAGAATTAGTCCCTTTGGGCCTAGTCATCGTAAGAATTCAGACAAAAATCATTAACATCAAAACTTGCTTTATGATCATTATTGATTAATATCACATTTGCAGGTTGTGATTGGTATAATTTTATGTCCTTTCAACATAATGTATCGTTCCAGCCGCTTTTTCCTCATCCAAGCTGTAGTACATTGTGTTTGTGCTCCTCTGTACAAGGTATTTGAAGTTAAATTTCTTCAACTTAGACAACTTAGACATAGTAGCCAAATATACTGAAGTGTAGCTACTAAATTTTTTTCTGTTCTTTTTGGTAGGTTACCCTCCCTGATTTTTTCTTGGCAGATCAGCTTACTAGCCAGGTAGTTAGGATTCGAACCTCCTAATAACATAATATACTTCTATTGATGACATTATGTAGTTTTCTCACAACAATCAACTCAATGCCACGTAACATTCAGGTTCAGGCCTTCAGGAGTCTGGAATTCTATGTTTGCTATTATGGTTGGGGGGACTTTTTAAAAAGATCACACAACTGCCTAGACAGCAATGTATACAAAACTTTCTACTTCATTGTAGCAATTATCCCATATTGGATTCGTTCCCTTCAGGTATTCGCTAGTCAAAACTCAAGTTTTATGCAGCAATGACACAATCACAGTCTATTGTTTAGGCTTCTTTGTCTATTGTATGGTTTTACCTGCGTGCATTCCCTTGTTCTAGTGTCTGAGACGCTTGGTGGAGGAGAAAGATGGAATGCAAGGGTTAAATGGGCTGAAATACTTCTCAACAATTGTCGCAGTTGCCATGAGAACAAGTTTTGATATGAAAAAAGGGATGACATGGAAGATCCTAGCTATGACTAGCTCAATTGTTGCAACGCTTGTCAGTACTTACTGGGATATTGTGATAGATTGGGGTCTCCTGCAACGGAATTCTGAAAACCGTTGGCTCAGAGATAAACTCCTTATACCAAACAAAAGTGTTTACTTTGTAGCCATGGTAGGGACTATATTCTCTGAAATTGCTCTACTACCATCATTTCTTTCACTCTTTCCTTCTCATTCGACACTAATTTTTGTGAACTGCAGGTGTTAAATGTTCTACTCAGACTTGCTTGGATGCAATCAGTACTAGGATTTCGGGAAGCACCATACATCCATAGAACAGCCTTGGTTGCAATAGTTGCCTGTTTAGAAATAATTCGCCGTGGCATTTGGAATTTCTTCCGGTATGTTTTACTTCCCCTTCAGCCTTCAGTCTTCAATTATCTCACCAATTTAGGGGGTCAAAGCTAAAACTAAATTACAACTTGAAATAATGCAAAGCATTTGTGTTCTATTATTGAACAGGCTGGAGAATGAGCACTTGAATAATGTTGGGAAGTATCGAGCATTCAAGTCTGTACCCCTACCTTTCAACTATTATCATGATGAAGGCAAGAGCAGATAAACATTTATACCATAGAAGAGAGATGACAGGAGAAAGTAGCAAATTAATACGAGAAAGTACTATAGCAACAGGTAGAGAAATCGGCAGAATGAAAACGAAAATGCCCCACATTGTTTCAACCAGCCTTGATTAGCGTTTCTTTTGCTCTTGGCATGAAAGTTGTAGCCTGTAGATCCATTGCCCTTTCTGGCATCGAATCATTTTGGCCACAGTTCCCGTTTTTTCTGCTTTTGCATGAGCTTTCATTGTATGAAATATTTGTTATAATATCCAGACCAAAATAAATAAAATAGTAATGAAAGGTTTCATGAGTTACATAAGTTACATGAGTTACACAAAGAACATGGATGATTTTGGAGTTATAGTCAAGGCATGAGTTACAGGAAGATTCATGAAGTACCATTTATTGGGAGAGCACTAATGAGAGGTCTAGATGATTCCTTCTTAGCCTATAAAAGGAGAGTCATTTGCTCATTCCAAGCATCTCATCCATCTCAAACCTTCATCTTCCAAGTAGAGAAGAGTGTCCACTCCAAGTTGAGAGTGTAGAGTAGTTGGTAGCAAAACAAGTGTGAGAGAGGGTTTCCTTTAAGTAGTGTTCTTGAAGTTGTGTATCTCGTGTACCCATTATTTCATAGTGAAAGTTCTTGTTATTGCTGCCCAGTGGACGTAGGCACATTGCCGAACCACGTTATATCTGGTGTTCCATTTCCTCTATCTTTTACATCTTTGCATATTTATCCTTTGTGTGGTTTGAGTTGTTACTTCCATTATATTATTTTTCCCAACAATATTAATCCATCCAAAGTCCATGTATTCTAACAAACACCAATTAACAAAGGGGGCATCAATGACCCTCATATTTGTGGCATACCGAAAAGATATATAACTCTAAAATGAAGACGTTTTGATTAACTTGGAAAAGAATAATGTTCTATGGGTTCTAAAATAATAACGTCATATAGACGTTCTATTTCTATAAGAAGTCCGGTATAGTTCGTAAACAATTTCATCTGTGGAAACAAGTTCATAGTCATCTGTAGAATCATCAGGAAGCCGCAACTCTTTAATTCGTTGAAGGCATCTCAACTCTAAATATCCTTCCACCTTAAGATTGTAACAACGACGCAGATCAAGTGACTCAAGACGTGGACAACCATCAAGTATGGCTTGTAATCCCATGTTAGTCACCTCATTTCCAAATATCTGGAGCTTTTGTAAACAATGCATTGTTCCTGCTATAGCAAGTGCATCACCATCATCATGTAATCCCTTGCTACTCTTCTTACTTCCAAAAACCTGATAATGGTGGTGTCGTTGGGCAAGTTTACACCCGTCCCGGACATATGGAATATCATGTCGCTTGTTCAGTTTCAGTGACTTCAAAAGAGGGCAGTGCCTGCCGATGGATTCAAGAGCTTCAGTTGTGTATGCACTGCAAGAAAGTTCAAGTTCCTCTAACAAAGGAAGTTTGGAAGCCACCATTATGTGTTATATTAGGTAACACCAGACGGAGGCGTCTGATTTTCTTCGATCTGCTAGTGATATCCCAGAGGAGGCCATCGGAGCCCAAGTTCTCGAGACTTATATCGACGACATTGCTACGGCCACGATTAACCGCGTAGCGGCAGATCTTTTCCATCTTCTTTGCATTCTTATGCCATGATGTGGAGTTGTTATAAACCCAAATATCGCATATGTTGATGGTGCGCCACATCATTGGGTCCTTGCAGATTCGATGCCAGGTCCTGCATACCTTCTGAGCTGTCTTCAGAATCTCGATCACTTCCAGCCGTGATAATATGGAAACGGTGAGGCTTTCTGGAAGGTCAAGCCAGTTCGGGGGGGGTGGGGGTGGTGGGTGGTCTTTTTTTTGTTTCGGTTCATCGAATACAACTTTGTCTTCTGTTTTTGAGCTAATTAAGTTTGTAAAGGAAACATAATGCAGCATGTACCGTTCTTATAGGCCACAGTGTTTTCCGCCGAAGTATACTTATTGTTAAGGAATAAGAATCCTATTGTGACTGGGATTTCAAAATTTACCTCTCTGCATAAGTTAGCTCTTCTTGATAATAAAAAAAAGTATCTGAAATGAATTGCAAAAGTTTGCTAGGGTTCAGTCTTTTCAAATTGAAGACAAAAGT of the Fragaria vesca subsp. vesca linkage group LG6, FraVesHawaii_1.0, whole genome shotgun sequence genome contains:
- the LOC101292923 gene encoding pentatricopeptide repeat-containing protein At1g74630-like is translated as MQQQWQASLSSRLASMAQTCLSMRQLKQIHARAILSNLHNHAVVLGKMFRFAAVSPSGDLNYAHQLFDQMLQPTTFFYNLLIRGHSKSWSPWLSVVLFNKMRLNSVDPDEFTFTFLLKSRSNMRVNMGNDEIHGAVMKSGFSLHLYVQNSLIHLYAGRGIPSAARRVFDEAVAADVVSWSGLVIAHVRANELDLARRVFDEMPERDVVSWTTMISGYSQAKCSREALTLFWKMNCEGVMPDEVTMVSVISACTDLGDVQTGISIHRFIEENGFAWMVSLCNALIDMYAKCGCMDRAWQLFDSMSQKSYITWNSMISACANHGNADDAFGLFECMVSAGVPPDGVTFLALLVAYTHKGLVDEGLRLFERMQREYRIEACIEHYGCVADMLGKAGRLEEAYRLISRMPIPGNDVVWGTLLAACRSYGDVDMGEKVVKRLIELKPDEGGYYILLRDIYVAAGRMAEANDMRQTMMDNGASKTPGRSWVGA
- the LOC101309853 gene encoding transmembrane emp24 domain-containing protein p24delta9-like, giving the protein MSQILICTILTLGLMSTMAVSMRFELQSGQTKCISDEIKSNSMTVGKYSIVNPNEGFPLPDSHKLTVRVTSPYGNNYHHGDLVASGNFAFTAAETGDYSACFWVIDHKPKATVIIDFDWKTGVAAKDWSKVAKKGQIELMELELKKLFDTVMAIHDEMFYLREREEEMQQLNRSTNSKMATLSFLSLVVCLSVAGLQLWHLKMFFERKKLL
- the LOC101310141 gene encoding phosphate transporter PHO1 homolog 9-like produces the protein MKFGKEFVSQMVPEWQEAYLDYNSLKALLKDLLRFVQTRTPTSMASTPNGSALNRRVSLYRAFSGLTSRHRESPRAKEDEEILVSEDGEDGRYHTFVTVSDEERGYEVKFFNRLDDEFNKVVRFYKMKVKEVVEEADELSRQMDTLIALRLKVDNPMVDFGDGPNCAVHPINGRRAGGQHMDVIEEVETLENLERGENEPKTRKQEANGGIKGFKPPQLEILEHVKINVTPKTPRSTLKGCLNSDKQDLFSKKELRKAEEQMKQAFSEFYQKLRLLKSYCFLNQLAFSKIMKKHDKITSRNASKVHLHMMETSYLGTCDDVTRLMERVETTFIKHFANGNHRKGMKTLRPTARREKHRSTFFLGLFSGCSVALVVAIIVLIHARGLLESEGRDLYMENIFPLYSLFGFIVLHIVVFSANIYYWRRYRVNYSFIFGFKKGTELGYRQSFLMSSGLAVLALAGVLSNLDMEMDPRTKTFEAWTELVPLGLVIVVIGIILCPFNIMYRSSRFFLIQAVVHCVCAPLYKVTLPDFFLADQLTSQVQAFRSLEFYVCYYGWGDFLKRSHNCLDSNVYKTFYFIVAIIPYWIRSLQCLRRLVEEKDGMQGLNGLKYFSTIVAVAMRTSFDMKKGMTWKILAMTSSIVATLVSTYWDIVIDWGLLQRNSENRWLRDKLLIPNKSVYFVAMVLNVLLRLAWMQSVLGFREAPYIHRTALVAIVACLEIIRRGIWNFFRLENEHLNNVGKYRAFKSVPLPFNYYHDEGKSR
- the LOC101293223 gene encoding putative F-box/LRR-repeat protein 23-like; translated protein: MVASKLPLLEELELSCSAYTTEALESIGRHCPLLKSLKLNKRHDIPYVRDGCKLAQRHHHYQVFGSKKSSKGLHDDGDALAIAGTMHCLQKLQIFGNEVTNMGLQAILDGCPRLESLDLRRCYNLKVEGYLELRCLQRIKELRLPDDSTDDYELVSTDEIVYELYRTSYRNRTSI